The Camelina sativa cultivar DH55 chromosome 16, Cs, whole genome shotgun sequence sequence ATAGAACTTGGAATTAAACTTAACACAAAATGAGCTCAAGTCATCTCCGCCTGCACCCTCGTGGCACCCACATTCCTCCACCTCAAATGTGCATTACCCATCAAGTAGTGGACAGCCAGGTTAACCCACTACGCTTCGTGACACTGAAAAGATTGGAAGTTACGCTCCAGCCTCATCCTCCACTTATTGGTCTCTCTAGGCTCGGTACCTCCCGAAAGGTTGGATGTGAGCTTTTCAGCAACCACAACCCTCAACTGCACTCCCGCCAAATACGGTATAACTGGAGCCTGCAATGGTATCACTCCAACAACAGTATCATCAGATTTGCTAAGCTATCATTTTGACTCCAGGCTCCACGTGCCGCAACCCCCACACTGTGAACATCAATGATAGGCTCACAAAGCCTTCTTAGCAAGAGTCTCCGTCTCTCACAATAGTCACAAAGCCTTTATTCGAACTTTGCGTCTTGGGAGAAGAAACTCGAACTTGTCTCTTTTATGAGGAACATTTTTATTCTATGGGATGTAATTAGTTCTCCATCTGATAAACAACTGAATAAATATTCCCAATTCTTAAcgtaaaatctctttttttttttttttttttaaattttttttttgagNNNNNNNNNNNNNNNNNNNNNNNNNNNNNNNNNNNNNNNNNNNNNNNNNNNNNNNNNNNNNNNNNNNNNNNNNNNNNNNNNNNNNNNNNNNNNNNNNNNNNNNNNNNNNNNNNNNNNNNNNNNNNNNNNNNNNNNNNNNNNNNNNNNNNNNNNNNNNNNNNNNNNNNNNNNNNNNNNNNNNNNNNNNNNNNNNNNNNNNNNNNNNNNNNNNNNNNNNNNNNNNNNNNNNNNNNNNNNNNNNNNNNNNNNNNNNNNNNNNNNNNNNNNNNNNNtttttttttttttttttttaaatttctttttgagATGCAAAGCTTTAGTTTCAtcagttttaaaaaatagtagTATGCAGCTTCATCATAATATGTGAGCCTTGttcaatttatagaaaatttattttggaGGAAATTCAAAACTGGACAGCCCAATTAGGGATTATTTGGTTCTTGTCCCTTTTAGATCTAAAgttttaatgataaattaattttatgtttaagaaaatatcGTGAAGGTTACTCTTTCTTCTGACGTCCAACATGCTTACTTATTTCGGTCATATAGATGTCGTATGACCTTGTTTTTGATAGATTTGCCATATTGCCTTGCTATGCCGAGCTAAAACCTTTCTTAATCATGCACTATCTGATAGTAAAAAACAGGATCGAAATGATCTTTATTAAAGCACGAAGTGAATAGAAAATGTTGGACAATGCAATATAATACTTAATGAGTTCTCAAAAGATAAGTGTATTCCGAAAAAAGTTCATAAGTGATGGTTCCGAAAATGTCTTTGCCTGAAAGATCACGGTATTGCTAAAtgaggttttggatttttttttttctttttggatttaaGAGGCTTTGGaatacttttctttttggttttaagaggctttggagttttcttctttttagttttaggtATTGCCTCTCTTTCAGTGCCGTAAGTTGACTTCCAATATTAGATCCACATGGCGGAGAGGGCCATACCATCGCGGGTTGTGGTGAATTTAGGATTTGACTTAGGGACATCGCTGCCAACTCGTAAAAAGATAAGTTAGTTATcataaattgaaaatatgtaaaactaatACAGAAATACATACTTAAGCCATGTCCATTCATAGCCTTAGATAGTGATGCAGCATATAATGGACCTTATGTGTTGGTGTCTATGGATTTGGATCCATTAGATTTATTAGCttatgttaattaataattatttatttccaaaGGATTAGGATTATAATATTTGGTTTCCTTAGTTTTAGATTCGTGTTTATCATAAAAGGTGTATAAAAGAGATTGAATCCTCACAAGTATCGACAATTAATCGATTAttgaataaacaaattttacGAGAGCTTTGTGTAAAGCCCTAGAGAGGACTCTCAAACCTAAGAGCTTGTGTTCAAGCCCAgcaaggaggacttgcaaaacCATGTTGATATCGCTCCCGATCTCGACCCTATCTTAattgcttcttcgtcaagttacGACGTTCTAAGCAAGATCCGTTCGTGAATTCAAGTTCTCCTGGAGATCTAGCGTTCTCGTCCGTTATTAAGCTTCCGATCtctatcagttggtatcagattcATCACGTTCCTGGTGGTTTGATTTCCGTCCGACGATGTTCCTGGATTTTAAGGTGGATATTCCCGAGTTCCACGGTGGATTTTCTAGTGATTTATTACTAGATTGGTTTGTGGATGTTGAAGAGATTTTGGAGTTTCAAAACGTTTCTGATATTCGATTTGTTTCGCTTGTGGTTAATAAATTTAGAGGACAAGCCGCATTATGGTGGCAACATGTGAAGAAAACACGCAAGCAAGCCGGCAAAAGTCCTATTAAATCGTGGGATAAACTTAAGCAGAAGCTATGCACATACTTCTTACCTCGTCATTATGATAGTTTGGTGTATACTCGTTTGCAAAAGTTAAAACGACAAAGGCGTTTCTCGGTGGATCACAAAGAAAAATTGCACATTCAAGAGAATTACATGGTATCTAAACCCGTCTATAGTATCTACGGTGATGGTACCTTTTCCCCGCCTAAGGTTTATGATGCAGATCTAAAATTTGATGTcaaagataaagaagatgatgatggcaTTGATTTGATAAACAATGACGTCGTGATCATCACAGAAGGTGAAGATGATTTTTTCAACGTCAATAATACGGAAGACGATGACGGTGATGTTGAATATTGTGAGTCACGTGATCGGAGTCGCGAAAAAAGAGATAGCCTTGATGTTATAGAGGTCTGTGAAGTTGTCGATCCAATTTGTGACGTCGATGATGAAGATTTTGTTGACGTCATTATGAAGTTTGTGATGTGGGCGATGATCAGATCCAACACGGTGACACAAGCTTTGTTGTGACAAAATTTGGAGTTGCGGCGATGAAGACGGTGGAACAGAGTGCGAGTTGGGCTTCCAAAACAAATGGCCCACTGATTTCATCTCTTGAAGAAGATGTGGCGCTTTTGAGGAAAAGTCAAAGAATAATCATTTCATATTATTGTGATTATTATTGGCCAATGAAGGAGACTACGAtgcaacaaaattatatttttgtacgTGTGAAATATTACACAtggaagaaaaggaaaaaggatATTTACGCAGTCCGTTTAAACCGCGTtaagattcgaggacgaatcttctTTCACCCGGGGAGAACTGATGCAGCATATAATGGACTTTATGTATTGGTGTCTATGGATTTGGATCCATTAGATTTATTAGCttatgttaattaataattatttatttccaaaggattaggattagaatatttgatttcCTTAGTTTTAGATTCGAGTTTATcctaaaagatatataaaagagattgaATCCTCACATGTATcgacaattaattaattattgaataAACAAGTCTTATAAGAGTTTTGTGTAAGCCTTAAAAAGGAGGACTCTCAAACCTAAGAGCTTGTGTTCAAGCCCTGCAAGGAGGATTTGCAAAACCACATCGATATCGCTTCCGATCTCGACCCTATCTTTattgcttcttcgtcaagttacGACGTTCTAAGCAAGATCCGTTCGTAAATCCAAGTTCTCCTGGAGATCTAGCGTTCTCGTCCGTTATTAAGCTTTCGTACGAAGAAAGGTCAGAATAATAAGGTACTGACCTAGGTTAGGGCGTATAGCCACCAGTGGCACGAAGCTGACAGGATATACATAGAAGTATATGAAGCAAActtagaagaagagaagcttgaCTTGTTTTCTTCACCATCATTGCTCCTTTCTCACATGTCATCGACCAGATTAAGGAGGTGTTTATAATGGGAGCAAACCTTtatcattaaacaaaaattataattggaGTTGGAGGAACAAATTGTAAACTTAAagtcaataaccaataaccacaGTTGAAGTcaatattttaatagaaaagTATTCGACGACTTgcattttttttgacaaagtaCAAACAAAGATGGGTAACTGTGCTTAATTATTCGGGAAAAGTAATTGAATACCAGTTTTCGAATATTCTAAGTAACCATAACAGTAGGTGAGGACTTTGTGCTAGTTAAATTAtgtatttgaaattaattttttttttctattaaaatgtAGGGGTATTTACAAACTaccttatcttgtttttttcttaatgatcttaaaaaaaaaaaaaaagttataaattcgaattttctttatttccatCTAGATTTTCAGGATCAGTTTTATAGTATGCTTGAATCTggaatttttttcaataaatttattttacatgtCTTCTGTCAAATAGTCGTGtctattttaaataaaatatttttctatataaaaatgacTAAActctaaaacatatttaaagttttttccCCCACGAAACTATACCTTAATAatatcattttcaataataacAAGTCCACCATGCATGGGCGAAAGTTTGTTTGCGTTAGCCAATTTGACGATGTGACTTATTCGgcaaacacaataaaaatagTTATCAAAATGGAAATCAATAACAATTAACAGGTCGTAACCCGTGCTACACCACGAGCAATatgtttattataatttaaaatttataatactgTATTAGTTATATTCAGATTCTTACTTTTTCCTACTTATTATAGGTATTGTGTACTTATTTTTGACATCTAAGTTCACTGAGCAGGATATTGACTCTAACACACACCCCTTTCTATTCATACCTAATTACTTCTGGCCTCTATCTTCTACTCCACTTCGTATCTAATAACATTTGTACTCTATTCTCCTGTATTAGTTGTTGTCTTATGCTTTTGTTTCTATAAATGTATAAATTATATTCTAATTTcttcatattaaaatattgtaCATTTAcacttttaaagatttttaacgAATATAATGAATGTATTAAGTTATTAAACTTctaaaaaagttatttatatatacatggttaaaaaattggaaataataTAGTAGtagaatatatgaaatataataaatatatgaaataaattaaataaacgaaACTCATTATGTCTTTTATATGGGATAAAACTTATGTGGTGGAATACATGAATAATAAGATTTCAGAAATTTAGTTGATGtgtgaaaatataaaagaaaacctgcaaaacaaatatGATCAAATTATTGAAACGAAAACAAAAGCTAATAATTTGGTTAGAAtggaaacaaagtaaaaacaGAGTCTTACGAAGGTATGCATGAAGATGGatcaaatgttttggaaaacctCTTTGAAGACgatatttcttgttttcttttgaggtttttcttttgtgtcaACAATGAGAATTTTCAATCCTGATTTACAGCTTATACGGGACATCGCTACATATAGCTGGACATGAGAGAAAACAGGTCTAGACAAGTATAAACCAACATTTGATAGAGActgaccttgacttttgttGATAGCCATTGCAAAAGCAATGTTTATCGGAAATTGTCTACGTCTCATTTTGAAAGGCAACCGGGTATCTGATGGTACTAATACCATCCTTGGTAAAAGAACAATTTTACCAACTCTCGTTCCCGTGATTATTCTTGCTTGTAAAACATGATCAGCCATTTGTGTGATCTGTAGTCTTGTTCCATTCATTAGACCTCCATGTGCATCAATATTGCGTAACAACATTACTGGACAACCAATTTTCAAACGCAGAGCATGGTTTGGTACTCCTGAAATCCTAACTGAGTTTAGGAAATCCGGGCTATATGCAGGATTGTCTTTCGACCTTTTATCTGCAGGATCAATAGTATATGAACTTAAGTAAACTCTTTCCTCACCTGTTAAACAATAAACGatttaaacaaaactatgaataattgaaattaaaaaattcagaaacctcatatagtatatacataatattttgagTAAACTGTTACTAACCTTCTAATATGGATAGCATTTGGTCGTTTATAGTGTTGACATCATCATTTGTAGGGCACAAAATAGCTTTGCTTTGAAAATAGCTGGCATCCTTGGCTGAATGTAGCCAATCTCCATATATTGCATTAATGATCGATTCAATTGGAGAGTTCACTTCTGTGATAAGCAATTCTTCTGGGATGTCAATATCAACAACTCCATCATTTGGCTCGTTAAGTCTTCCTTCTCCAACATCAAGAATCCATTTGGAGAACTCTTCTATCTACATGGCTTCATTTGGACTTATGTTTTGCAGTAACCTCATATTTCTTGTTAGCCTTAAAAGTTTACAATGATTCCAAAGGTAAGATGAGTTTAGAGAGGAGTTAACAATTTGTTCACGACCATCACCAACAATAACGGGAAGTATCTGACGGAAATCACCACCAAAAATAATGACCTTACCCCCAAAATGTTTATCTTCTAGATCACGCATTATATCTTTCAAACTTCTATCCAAAGTCTCAAAGCAGTATTTACTCATCATTGGAGCTTCGTCCCAAATTGTCAACTTCGCTTCTTGGAATAATTCACCTAGATCAGAAGACCTTGACATTTTGCACATAGACGTTTCCTGAACATCAAGAGGAATGCCAAACCTTGAATGAGCTGTTCTGCCACCTTCTAACAAAAGAGAGGCTATACGGCTAGATGCAGTATTTAACACTATTTCTCCCATGATCCTTACGGCTGCACATAAAACTCTCCAAAGAAATGTTTTACCAGTTCCACTAAaaccatataagaaaaatactccACCTTTATCTTTGAAAACAGCGTCTATAATCTCAtcatatatcttcttctgctCTTCCGTAAGCATATTTAACCACTTGAGATGATTGGattttaaatcagtttgattgcTTAATCTCCATTCATCAGCTATTAACTGGTTTTAAATAGGAAGATTCTCATTCTGTAGCTGGGGTAGAGTTTTAAAAGCCTCAAGTGAAGAACCATTCCTTTTCAACTATTTGTTTATCTCATGTAAACACCATATTTTCCTTTCTTCATCAGTCATTGTAAGCTCTGCAATAAAATTTGTTAAGGTATATAGTAAATCTAacctcataaaaaaaaaaaattcttaataagATAGTACATGTAATGAACCTGATCGCTTTAGTTCTTCTCTTTTCCGCCTTAATATGTCCTCAGATAACATACCCCAAGTTTCTTCCCATACAATATGAGGAGTACTTAAAACGGCTGAAAGAAGCATCATGACAAAAATTTTACGAACACATGAAGTGTGCTTCTCTGATACCTTCAATATATTATTTGTCATCATCTAATAAACCAAGAGCGTAACATGCTTCACGGTACGTTTTGTGTATGACACCATTCACAGTTTTAATGTGATCAAAACTGGTAGGACCTCTTTTGGAATTGAGAAGGATCCTCAAATGATATGCATCGTCTATGGTAGGAGGCACATAGTTAATTCTCCCTATAGcaaatgctctttttttttctcctgtaAAATTCTTTCTCCTTGCAATCCCAAATAAACTTGCTTGGTATTTCTTCGTATAATAACTTTCTAGCTTCTTCATCACGCTTATTAAGTTCAAATAAAGCAAGAAACTGAGATTCATCAAGAGAGTCACGATCCATGACATAGTGGGCAGACTCACCTTCTCGGTAATAAATAGGTTTTTTGCCTTCCTCATGGAAAGTCAGTGGCACAACAGCGGTTTGCCTATAATGTATTGGATAGGCTAAAATTCTTCACATTGCTTCACAGACAGATACATATCTGAAAAGGGGGAGATAAAGTTGTTATATAATGAATATTATAAAGAGGAAATTGATAtttaaaacaacaatatatGTACCTGCCATCAAAGTAATCTTGTATTTCTTCTTTCGATGATGGAGTATTCTCATTTTGGAGTTCTTCTGACCAGCgatatttacttttctttaagAGGTTCAACAATGACACCAACTCGATCATTACCTTTGTGAACATACTTAAATAAGTACTTAACTGAACCTGTTTGGTTGCACCAGTCCACATTAATATGAGCATAATATTTAAGGGACAAAGTACGATTGTAAGGGACAACATATCGATTGTCACATTTGAAACCATTCTTCTCGATAAAACGCCCATTCTTTCTTCTTGTATAAACCGGGTAACCTTCCTTGTCAATGTTGGTGGTATTAACATGCTGTTTTGGATAAAATTTTGTACAGCTACCTTCTTCCATGCAAGGAGATGATGGGTTAGCACTACCACATGGACCATGAATCATACATTCTGATATTATATTGTAGAGTTCTGGATCTCTATCTTTGTCTGGAATTTCAGCAGAAATTAACTTGTTAATTTCGTCTGCAGTGGGTAAC is a genomic window containing:
- the LOC104753580 gene encoding ATP-dependent DNA helicase PIF1-like, encoding MLTEEQKKIYDEIIDAVFKDKGGVFFLYGFSGTGKTFLWRVLCAAVRIMGEIVLNTASSRIASLLLEGGRTAHSRFGIPLDVQETSMCKMSRSSDLGELFQEAKLTIWDEAPMMSKYCFETLDRSLKDIMRDLEDKHFGGKVIIFGGDFRQILPVIVGDGREQIIEEFSKWILDVGEGRLNEPNDGVVDIDIPEELLITEVNSPIESIINAIYGDWLHSAKDASYFQSKAILCPTNDDVNTINDQMLSILEGEERVYLSSYTIDPADKRSKDNPAYSPDFLNSVRISGVPNHALRLKIGCPVMLLRNIDAHGGLMNGTRLQITQMADHVLQARIITGTRVGKIVLLPRMVLVPSDTRLPFKMRRRQFPINIAFAMAINKSQGQSLSNVGLYLSRPVFSHVQLYVAMSRISCKSGLKILIVDTKEKPQKKTRNIVFKEVFQNI